Proteins encoded in a region of the Psychromicrobium lacuslunae genome:
- a CDS encoding serine hydrolase: protein MALSSDYSDGVPRLAYCLTTLDGEVLAERNATTKFYSASTIKLAVLVAAITAVEAGELSLDQGLVSRHTFSSQVGGSFSFEPEEYDAGMAAEGLSMSLAEVLGRMISVSSNEATNMVVELLGFPAVMAALRRCGAEDSKMERLIGDIAALEQGLSHEVTARDLCKILQAIVTGKVANATHTELMLGWLRAQQFPLIGRELAALDSDADWGSKSGWVTGIQHDVAFVLPAAAAPGEGYLLAVCTRAYAEADATETIQTLSRALLAERIS, encoded by the coding sequence ATGGCACTCAGCTCTGACTACAGCGACGGCGTTCCCCGACTCGCCTATTGCCTAACTACTCTCGACGGTGAGGTGCTCGCCGAGCGGAACGCGACAACAAAGTTTTACTCGGCAAGCACTATCAAACTGGCGGTATTGGTAGCCGCCATTACCGCGGTAGAAGCCGGTGAATTGAGCCTGGATCAAGGGTTGGTTTCCCGTCACACCTTCAGCAGTCAAGTGGGCGGCAGTTTTTCCTTTGAGCCGGAAGAATACGACGCTGGGATGGCTGCGGAAGGCCTGAGCATGAGCCTGGCTGAGGTGCTCGGCCGGATGATTTCGGTCTCCTCCAATGAGGCGACCAATATGGTGGTCGAACTGCTCGGTTTTCCTGCCGTAATGGCGGCTTTGCGGCGTTGCGGCGCTGAAGACTCCAAGATGGAACGCCTAATCGGTGATATCGCGGCGCTCGAACAGGGGCTGAGCCATGAAGTCACCGCCCGGGATTTGTGCAAGATCTTGCAAGCCATCGTGACCGGGAAAGTAGCCAATGCCACACACACCGAGCTCATGCTGGGCTGGCTTCGAGCCCAGCAGTTTCCGCTGATCGGCCGCGAGCTAGCGGCGCTAGACAGCGACGCAGATTGGGGCTCCAAATCCGGTTGGGTGACTGGCATTCAGCATGATGTGGCTTTTGTGCTGCCCGCAGCAGCCGCCCCCGGCGAAGGATATCTGCTGGCTGTCTGCACCCGGGCCTACGCCGAAGCGGATGCCACCGAAACCATTCAGACGCTCAGCAGGGCGTTACTCGCCGAGCGGATTAGTTAG
- a CDS encoding serine hydrolase domain-containing protein, producing MNPLRSTIETLLQAAVADGVTPSAVCAVALDNEVLVPVVVGDAVRYGADGTELPVESRIKATVETQYDLASVTKIFTTLTALSLVDEGLLQLSEPLGRHLPQYRSAAKGRVTLRHLLTHTSGLPALWEGWREALETGRGFDREALIGDLLELELLHEPGKHFEYSCAGFNTVMALCELITGKAWAELVQERVLDQLSAAQLSGAPVLEQCAATEYQPELGRGMIRGIVHDEAAWALSGGTASSLSGNAGMFGDASSLLSLGEALRTGLASILSPELAEEMWRPQVSTEVISSSGIDFGHGLGLRIAQRSWVGDHPQARGHNGFTGTSLLVDKSIGLSVVLLTNRVHPRRELSDVQALRRAISDACYQHSARSNTISEEAYGTQL from the coding sequence ATGAATCCACTGCGCTCAACAATAGAAACGCTCCTGCAAGCAGCAGTCGCTGACGGCGTCACCCCCTCCGCGGTTTGTGCGGTGGCCCTCGATAACGAGGTGCTGGTACCCGTTGTGGTCGGTGATGCGGTGCGGTACGGTGCGGACGGCACCGAATTGCCGGTTGAGTCTCGCATCAAAGCAACTGTCGAGACGCAGTACGACCTTGCTTCGGTGACTAAAATTTTTACTACTCTGACCGCGCTCAGTCTGGTAGACGAAGGCTTATTGCAACTCAGCGAACCCCTCGGCCGCCATCTCCCGCAATATCGCAGCGCCGCTAAGGGCAGAGTCACGCTGCGACATTTACTGACGCATACCTCGGGCCTGCCCGCGCTCTGGGAAGGCTGGCGGGAGGCCTTAGAAACTGGGCGGGGCTTTGACCGCGAGGCGTTGATCGGCGACCTGCTAGAGCTCGAACTGCTGCACGAACCGGGCAAGCATTTCGAGTATTCCTGCGCCGGCTTCAACACAGTGATGGCGCTCTGCGAATTGATCACCGGTAAAGCCTGGGCAGAACTGGTTCAAGAGCGGGTACTGGACCAGCTGAGTGCAGCTCAGCTCAGCGGCGCCCCGGTTTTGGAACAATGCGCGGCAACCGAGTACCAGCCGGAACTGGGCCGTGGCATGATCCGCGGGATTGTGCACGACGAAGCGGCTTGGGCGCTGAGCGGCGGCACCGCGAGCAGCTTGAGCGGCAACGCCGGAATGTTCGGCGACGCCAGTTCACTGCTGAGCCTCGGCGAGGCGCTTCGTACCGGTTTGGCCAGCATCCTCTCCCCCGAGCTAGCCGAGGAAATGTGGCGACCCCAGGTGTCAACGGAGGTGATTTCAAGTAGCGGCATTGATTTTGGCCATGGCTTAGGTCTGCGGATCGCGCAGCGCAGCTGGGTCGGAGATCATCCACAGGCCCGTGGTCACAACGGCTTCACCGGCACCTCCCTCCTAGTGGATAAAAGCATCGGACTCAGCGTGGTGCTACTGACTAACCGGGTTCACCCGCGCCGCGAACTCAGCGATGTACAAGCCCTTCGCCGCGCAATTTCGGACGCCTGTTACCAGCACTCGGCACGCTCGAACACAATCAGCGAGGAAGCTTATGGCACTCAGCTCTGA
- a CDS encoding S66 peptidase family protein, whose protein sequence is MNPLGPLSPGDRVALISASGPPTQDSYTRGLALIESWGLRPVVGEHLHSPHPRASYLAGPDQGRAEDLQKSWQDPEIAGIFMVRGGYGAVRVLDLLDVPALKAAAPKPLYGSSDVTAIHEFWEHQLGIPSWFTPMVATADLLDDPAAVESLRQAVFVPATGRVFSSPRAESLLPGTARGTLTGGNLSLLCMTMGAHGQQKPSNQGKIALLEDVTEESYKIDGYLQNLLRAGWFDDISGIALGSWKNCSELSDIKALCQELLGPLGVPIIWELGFGHGLAAQSIPLGVPAELIADDNPRLVLC, encoded by the coding sequence TTGAATCCTCTGGGGCCGCTCTCACCCGGAGATCGGGTTGCGCTGATTTCGGCTTCTGGACCGCCCACTCAGGACAGTTATACCCGGGGGCTGGCGCTGATTGAATCCTGGGGTCTCAGACCGGTGGTGGGCGAACATTTACATAGTCCGCATCCCCGTGCTAGCTACTTGGCTGGCCCTGACCAAGGTCGTGCCGAGGATTTACAAAAGTCTTGGCAGGACCCCGAAATCGCCGGTATTTTCATGGTTCGTGGCGGCTACGGTGCCGTCAGGGTCCTTGATTTACTTGACGTTCCGGCGTTAAAAGCTGCCGCCCCCAAACCACTTTACGGCTCCTCCGATGTGACAGCTATCCATGAATTCTGGGAGCATCAGCTGGGTATCCCGAGCTGGTTCACGCCGATGGTGGCGACCGCCGATTTACTCGACGACCCGGCCGCTGTCGAAAGCCTTCGGCAAGCCGTGTTCGTCCCCGCTACCGGTCGGGTTTTCAGTTCACCACGCGCCGAATCATTGCTTCCAGGTACCGCCCGAGGCACCCTGACCGGCGGTAATCTCAGCCTGCTCTGTATGACAATGGGTGCGCACGGTCAGCAAAAACCCTCGAACCAGGGGAAAATTGCCCTGCTAGAAGACGTCACCGAGGAAAGCTACAAAATTGATGGCTACCTGCAAAACCTGCTCCGCGCCGGCTGGTTCGATGACATCAGCGGCATTGCCCTGGGCTCCTGGAAAAACTGTTCGGAACTAAGCGACATCAAAGCGCTCTGCCAGGAATTACTCGGGCCGCTGGGTGTGCCGATAATCTGGGAGTTGGGCTTCGGTCACGGCCTGGCCGCGCAAAGTATTCCGCTCGGCGTTCCCGCGGAATTGATCGCCGACGACAACCCCCGATTGGTGCTCTGCTGA
- a CDS encoding dipeptide ABC transporter ATP-binding protein, with protein MLGLSFTDYSVNYRTQTEDGPGNITAVDGVTLDIAPGSTVGLAGESGCGKSTLAMSVLRLLPGNAKITGTVKLGEDEIGAMSWGKLRAVRWTEASIVFQGAMHSLNPVRKVADQIAEPLLIHAKEVGSKYREEPARKARVKELLELVDLPAVKGASYPHELSGGQKQRVMIAMALACDPELIIADEPTTALDVVVQAQVLNVLKDLVASRNLSLVMISHDLSVLAATCERIVVMQHGKIVEDGPSAQVMKDPQHPHTKALASAFPLIGDPASRQQLPTYTAPREAIDPATERATVLEARDLSVNFGGREGLVRAVRNVNLSCKQGEIVALVGQSGSGKTTLARTMLGLQKPSSGEILFRGQPLDQHRKALKAYRKSVQFVLQDPSAALNPKHSVYEAVAEGPRLHGLPGDEREIVAEALRKAELSPPERFLTAIPQELSGGQRQRVVIAGALALDPEFLVADEPVASLDASVRAEILALLLRLRCELGLGALVITHDLGLAWNIADRVVVMYQGEIVEEGAVEDVLLNPQHDYTRKLLSVVPTNNTVQR; from the coding sequence ATGCTCGGTCTAAGCTTCACCGATTACTCAGTCAACTACCGAACCCAAACCGAAGACGGTCCAGGCAACATCACCGCCGTCGATGGCGTGACGCTGGACATCGCGCCCGGTTCCACGGTCGGGTTGGCTGGCGAGTCTGGCTGCGGTAAGTCCACCTTGGCAATGTCGGTGCTGCGCCTGCTACCCGGCAACGCCAAGATCACCGGCACCGTGAAGCTGGGTGAGGACGAAATCGGTGCGATGAGTTGGGGCAAACTGCGTGCCGTGCGTTGGACTGAGGCGTCAATCGTTTTCCAAGGGGCCATGCACTCGCTCAATCCGGTCCGTAAAGTAGCTGATCAGATTGCCGAGCCGCTGCTGATTCACGCCAAAGAAGTGGGCAGCAAATATCGCGAGGAACCGGCCCGGAAGGCCCGGGTGAAGGAGTTGCTGGAACTCGTCGATCTGCCAGCGGTGAAGGGGGCCAGCTATCCGCATGAGCTTTCGGGCGGTCAAAAGCAGCGCGTCATGATCGCGATGGCACTGGCCTGCGATCCGGAATTGATTATCGCCGATGAACCGACCACCGCGCTCGACGTCGTGGTGCAGGCCCAAGTTCTCAACGTGCTCAAAGACCTTGTCGCGTCAAGGAATCTCTCCTTGGTGATGATTAGCCACGATCTTTCAGTGCTGGCGGCCACCTGCGAACGAATTGTGGTGATGCAACACGGCAAGATCGTGGAAGATGGTCCCTCTGCGCAAGTGATGAAGGATCCGCAGCATCCACACACCAAGGCGTTGGCTTCGGCCTTCCCACTGATCGGCGATCCGGCATCTCGGCAGCAGTTACCCACCTACACCGCCCCGCGCGAAGCCATCGACCCGGCCACCGAGCGGGCTACCGTCTTAGAGGCCCGCGATCTCTCGGTGAACTTCGGCGGCCGAGAAGGTCTGGTCAGAGCGGTACGGAACGTCAATCTGAGCTGCAAGCAAGGCGAGATTGTCGCCTTGGTTGGGCAGTCCGGTTCCGGTAAGACCACACTGGCCCGGACCATGCTGGGATTGCAAAAACCAAGCAGCGGCGAAATCCTCTTCCGTGGACAGCCCCTCGATCAGCATCGCAAAGCGCTCAAGGCCTATCGAAAATCGGTGCAGTTCGTACTGCAAGATCCCAGCGCAGCCCTCAACCCGAAGCATTCGGTCTACGAGGCAGTAGCTGAGGGACCACGTCTACACGGATTGCCCGGCGACGAACGAGAAATTGTCGCCGAGGCGCTGCGCAAGGCCGAACTTTCACCCCCGGAGCGTTTCCTGACCGCGATCCCGCAAGAACTTTCTGGCGGGCAGCGGCAACGAGTAGTTATTGCCGGCGCGCTGGCGCTCGACCCTGAATTTCTGGTTGCCGATGAGCCGGTAGCCAGCCTAGACGCTTCGGTGCGCGCCGAGATCCTGGCATTGCTGCTGCGATTGCGCTGCGAACTGGGCCTCGGTGCTTTGGTGATCACCCATGATCTCGGCTTGGCCTGGAACATTGCCGACCGGGTAGTGGTGATGTACCAAGGCGAGATCGTCGAGGAAGGCGCGGTTGAGGATGTACTGCTGAACCCGCAGCACGACTACACCCGCAAGCTGCTCAGCGTGGTGCCGACCAATAATACGGTGCAGCGTTGA
- a CDS encoding ABC transporter permease, with product MSASKTVNVAAARRLQRAKEVWKEFAATRSGLIGLIFLILVVVIALLAPVLAPAETLDVTLISAPQNQPPSWAYPLGTDPAGRSVLAMLIWGARISLLVGFCATVVSMVIGTLMGMAAGHFSGGVQAVFMRVIDFFLVLPGLILAIVLSMVLGQGALTIIIAIGVTSWASTARLVRSQTLTVEARPYIERSWALGASNWHIIGKHVLPAVMPLVLANTTLTVGSAIIAESTLSFLGLGDPGSISWGSMLKSGLDTGAATAGFWWFIMPPGIAIVLVVLCFTLVGRALESVINPTLRGR from the coding sequence ATGAGCGCCAGCAAGACCGTCAATGTGGCGGCCGCACGACGGCTGCAGCGGGCCAAAGAGGTCTGGAAAGAGTTCGCGGCCACCCGCAGCGGACTGATCGGCTTGATCTTCCTGATCCTCGTCGTGGTAATAGCGCTGCTCGCACCGGTGCTGGCTCCGGCCGAGACCTTGGACGTCACCCTGATCAGCGCGCCACAGAATCAGCCACCCAGCTGGGCTTATCCGCTGGGTACTGATCCGGCCGGGCGCTCGGTGCTGGCAATGCTGATCTGGGGTGCTCGGATCTCACTCCTGGTTGGCTTTTGCGCCACCGTGGTCTCGATGGTGATTGGCACCCTGATGGGAATGGCCGCGGGCCACTTCTCCGGCGGTGTGCAGGCGGTCTTCATGCGGGTAATTGACTTCTTCCTGGTGTTACCGGGATTGATCCTGGCCATTGTGCTCTCCATGGTGTTGGGCCAGGGCGCACTGACCATCATTATCGCGATTGGGGTCACCTCCTGGGCGAGCACCGCCCGGCTGGTCCGCTCGCAAACCCTCACCGTAGAAGCCCGGCCCTATATTGAACGCAGCTGGGCGCTCGGCGCCTCAAACTGGCACATTATCGGCAAGCACGTGCTACCCGCCGTGATGCCCCTGGTGCTCGCGAACACCACGCTGACGGTCGGTTCTGCGATCATTGCCGAATCCACCTTGTCCTTCCTGGGCTTGGGTGATCCGGGCAGCATCTCTTGGGGCTCGATGCTGAAATCCGGTTTGGACACTGGCGCGGCTACCGCGGGCTTCTGGTGGTTCATCATGCCTCCGGGTATCGCTATTGTGCTGGTGGTGTTGTGTTTCACCCTGGTTGGCCGGGCGCTGGAGTCAGTCATTAATCCCACCCTGCGAGGTCGCTAA
- a CDS encoding ABC transporter permease, with the protein MALPLIEELSNEESRKDTDEPRRGSSWLRYLGLKAGGTAISLVLVVILGFFAFRILGDPIKSLTEGRNVSLEQRQILIKQYGLDQPLLGQFWRYLTDLAQGKLGDSYYYSKPVSALIWEGLGPTLLLTGTAAALSIVLGLWLGQRAAWKRNSAFDKTQTGLALIFWSVPTFWLGLLLLLLFSGGLHWFPSGGMVTAGSNLTGFAYIWDVLRHMVLPVLTMVAVVYAQYLMVMRASLLEEMTADYLVTARAKGLREDLVRRRHAVPNALLPTVTLIFLTMGGLAAGAVTVETVFSWPGLGLMTFKGLSTPDLPLLQGTFVVFSSIVILMNFIADIVYRLLDPRLRAG; encoded by the coding sequence GTGGCGTTACCGCTCATCGAGGAACTCTCCAACGAGGAGTCCAGGAAGGACACCGACGAACCACGTCGGGGTTCTTCCTGGCTCCGCTACCTCGGGCTAAAAGCTGGCGGCACCGCGATCTCCTTGGTGCTGGTGGTCATCCTGGGATTCTTCGCCTTCCGCATTCTGGGTGACCCGATCAAGAGTCTGACCGAGGGCCGTAACGTGTCCCTGGAGCAACGGCAGATCCTGATTAAGCAGTATGGCCTGGACCAGCCATTGCTGGGGCAATTCTGGCGCTATCTGACCGATCTGGCGCAAGGCAAGCTCGGCGATTCCTATTACTACTCGAAGCCAGTTTCCGCGCTGATCTGGGAAGGCCTCGGGCCGACCCTGCTACTTACTGGAACCGCCGCGGCACTCTCCATCGTGCTCGGGCTCTGGCTCGGCCAACGTGCAGCCTGGAAACGCAATAGCGCCTTCGATAAAACACAGACCGGTCTGGCGCTGATCTTCTGGTCGGTGCCCACCTTCTGGCTGGGCTTGCTGCTCCTGCTGCTGTTCTCCGGTGGCCTGCACTGGTTCCCCTCGGGCGGCATGGTCACTGCCGGCAGCAATCTAACCGGTTTCGCCTACATCTGGGATGTCCTGCGGCATATGGTGTTGCCGGTGCTGACCATGGTGGCAGTGGTCTATGCGCAGTACCTCATGGTGATGCGCGCCTCGCTGCTTGAGGAGATGACGGCTGACTACCTCGTCACCGCGCGGGCAAAGGGACTCCGCGAAGACCTGGTTCGCCGTCGGCACGCGGTGCCGAACGCGCTACTTCCGACCGTCACGCTGATCTTCCTCACCATGGGCGGTCTGGCGGCCGGAGCAGTCACCGTGGAAACCGTGTTTTCCTGGCCTGGTCTTGGCCTGATGACCTTCAAGGGCCTCTCCACCCCTGACCTACCGCTGCTGCAAGGAACCTTCGTGGTGTTTTCTTCGATAGTTATTTTGATGAACTTTATTGCCGACATTGTCTACCGGCTCCTCGATCCACGGCTGCGTGCCGGATGA
- a CDS encoding ABC transporter substrate-binding protein: protein MKKITTRRLTAGVLATALALVPAAVIAPAATAEDSSGSTLKLALIGDIDSLNPFISITAQGTNILVLQYQNLVSWGTNNEPVPGLADKWTTSSDGKEWTFHMPADRKWSDGEPITANDAVWTFNAIKGNEKLKQANGALVENVKSIVAKDPENLVLTLNTVQAPNPGGDLPIMPEHIWSKQADPTTYANDKDTVGSGPFIISSYDKAAGVTMKANPNYWKGKAKVDRIIWAPYQNSDAAVQALKNGEIDIAGGLTPAQFQSLKGQPNITTNAGQGRRYTALGINPGTKSKTGKVLGDGNPALQDVNLRKAIVMAIDNKTLLEKVLQGLGDEATGEIPAAYPLYHWDSKDLPLKFNPEAANKLLDESGYTKGADGIRLDKSGKPLNLRLLGRNTDPTHQQMADYLKPWLKNIGINVTTTMKSSGQVNEDSSKGNFDLYFTGWGIGPDPDYQLSINQCSSLPDDNGTGNTTENALCDPKFDALYKQQHAELDQAKRSELVKQAQEIIYNSAVNDVIWYANALEAYRSDRFQPFTTQPEKGGVITGQNGPWGYYSATPIGASSTTDGGFNWAWVVIPVIVVVLAALAFFLLRRRSASADNRE from the coding sequence ATGAAGAAGATCACCACACGGCGCCTCACTGCGGGGGTGCTGGCGACAGCATTAGCCCTCGTTCCGGCGGCCGTCATTGCACCAGCGGCTACCGCCGAAGACAGCTCGGGAAGCACACTCAAGCTCGCTCTGATCGGCGATATCGACTCGCTCAACCCCTTTATCTCCATCACTGCACAGGGCACTAATATTCTGGTGCTGCAGTACCAGAACCTGGTCTCCTGGGGTACCAATAATGAACCGGTCCCAGGACTCGCAGATAAGTGGACCACCTCCTCCGACGGTAAAGAGTGGACCTTCCACATGCCCGCCGATCGGAAGTGGTCCGATGGCGAGCCAATCACCGCCAATGATGCGGTCTGGACCTTCAACGCGATCAAGGGCAACGAAAAGCTCAAGCAAGCCAATGGCGCCCTGGTGGAAAACGTGAAGAGCATCGTGGCCAAGGATCCGGAGAACCTGGTGCTGACCCTGAACACAGTGCAGGCTCCGAACCCCGGCGGCGATCTGCCGATCATGCCCGAGCACATCTGGTCCAAGCAGGCGGATCCGACCACCTACGCCAACGACAAAGACACAGTTGGTTCCGGCCCGTTCATCATCTCCAGCTACGATAAGGCCGCTGGCGTGACTATGAAGGCCAACCCGAATTACTGGAAGGGCAAGGCCAAGGTCGATCGCATTATCTGGGCCCCCTACCAGAACAGTGACGCTGCCGTGCAGGCACTTAAAAACGGTGAGATCGACATTGCCGGCGGTTTGACTCCGGCCCAGTTCCAATCCCTCAAAGGGCAGCCGAATATCACCACCAACGCTGGTCAGGGCCGCCGCTATACAGCGCTGGGCATTAACCCGGGCACCAAGTCGAAAACCGGGAAAGTACTCGGCGACGGCAACCCTGCCTTGCAGGATGTCAATCTGCGTAAGGCCATCGTGATGGCGATCGACAATAAGACCCTGCTAGAGAAAGTACTGCAGGGCCTCGGCGATGAGGCTACCGGCGAAATCCCCGCCGCCTACCCGCTCTATCACTGGGACTCCAAAGACCTGCCGCTCAAATTCAATCCGGAGGCAGCAAATAAGCTGCTCGATGAAAGTGGCTACACCAAGGGTGCGGACGGCATTCGCCTCGACAAGAGCGGCAAGCCACTGAATTTGCGCCTACTAGGACGTAACACCGATCCAACCCACCAGCAGATGGCCGATTACCTTAAGCCCTGGTTGAAGAACATCGGCATCAATGTCACCACCACGATGAAGTCAAGTGGTCAGGTCAATGAGGATTCTTCAAAGGGCAACTTCGACCTGTACTTCACCGGTTGGGGCATCGGACCGGACCCCGACTACCAGCTCTCGATCAACCAGTGCTCCTCACTGCCGGACGACAACGGCACCGGCAACACCACTGAGAACGCGCTCTGCGATCCGAAGTTCGATGCACTCTACAAGCAGCAGCACGCCGAGCTGGATCAGGCTAAGCGCAGCGAGTTAGTCAAGCAGGCTCAGGAGATCATTTACAACAGCGCAGTCAATGACGTGATCTGGTACGCCAATGCGCTGGAAGCCTACCGCTCGGATCGTTTCCAGCCGTTCACCACTCAGCCAGAGAAGGGCGGTGTGATCACCGGTCAGAACGGCCCCTGGGGCTACTACAGTGCCACTCCGATCGGCGCCAGTTCAACTACTGACGGCGGCTTCAACTGGGCTTGGGTGGTCATTCCGGTAATCGTCGTGGTGCTCGCCGCACTGGCGTTCTTCCTGCTGCGCCGCCGTTCTGCTAGCGCCGATAACCGGGAGTAA
- a CDS encoding M20/M25/M40 family metallo-hydrolase, with protein MTVDAAQLCAELIRFDTSNFGEGKSHGERRLAEFIAEKLQSVGFQPMLLGPQPERLSVVLRVPGRNRELPALLVQAHLDVVPAEAEQWSYDPFSGLIQDGYIYGRGACDMKDMVAMTLATLLNWGATGERPERDILVIFVADEEDKGEYGAAWLVAEHPELFDGVEAAIGESGAAANLLPAADGSTVRLYPIATAERGTLHLRVRAEGVSGHGSRPVQVNAVSNLLDGLQRVAHYRWPLQLTPVVTQYLEQTTAALGFNADLSSEEGVKAAIEAMGEAGEVAAVTVRCSATPTVLRAGYKVNVIPGVAEADIDVRCVPGAEQSTLETLDELLGPLLSRSFIAHESPTSSPIDSQWFEAMKASVLRYDAEAVVVPYCMGGGTDAKAFSSLSIHCYGFSPLGADPEGRRYQGVHGVDERIPVASVRSGQLVLQDFLSNV; from the coding sequence GTGACCGTGGACGCAGCGCAGCTCTGTGCCGAACTCATCCGTTTTGACACCAGTAATTTTGGCGAAGGCAAGAGCCATGGTGAGCGTCGACTCGCCGAGTTCATCGCAGAAAAATTACAATCAGTCGGTTTTCAGCCTATGCTATTGGGCCCGCAGCCGGAAAGGCTTTCGGTGGTGCTCAGGGTGCCAGGTCGTAATCGAGAACTCCCCGCTTTATTAGTGCAGGCGCACCTCGATGTGGTGCCCGCCGAAGCTGAACAATGGAGCTACGACCCGTTCAGTGGTTTGATTCAGGACGGCTACATCTACGGTCGAGGTGCCTGCGATATGAAAGATATGGTGGCGATGACCCTCGCCACCCTGCTGAACTGGGGCGCTACTGGGGAACGGCCGGAACGCGACATCCTGGTGATTTTCGTGGCCGATGAGGAGGATAAGGGTGAATACGGTGCGGCCTGGCTGGTCGCTGAGCACCCTGAACTTTTCGACGGCGTTGAGGCTGCCATCGGGGAGTCCGGTGCGGCCGCGAATCTGTTGCCTGCCGCCGACGGTTCCACGGTTCGGCTCTATCCGATTGCCACCGCGGAGCGCGGTACTTTGCATTTGCGAGTGCGTGCCGAAGGCGTTTCGGGGCATGGCTCGCGGCCTGTCCAGGTCAATGCGGTGAGCAATCTGCTCGACGGCTTACAACGAGTGGCGCACTATCGTTGGCCACTGCAGCTCACTCCGGTGGTGACCCAGTATCTGGAACAGACCACAGCAGCACTAGGGTTCAACGCTGATTTGAGTAGCGAAGAAGGCGTGAAAGCGGCCATCGAGGCGATGGGGGAGGCCGGTGAAGTCGCGGCGGTGACGGTACGTTGTTCAGCAACCCCGACGGTATTGCGAGCCGGCTACAAGGTCAATGTCATTCCCGGGGTGGCCGAGGCCGATATTGACGTTCGTTGCGTACCAGGAGCCGAACAGAGCACCCTGGAGACTCTCGATGAACTACTCGGTCCGCTGCTGAGTAGGAGCTTTATTGCCCACGAGTCGCCGACCAGCTCGCCCATCGACTCTCAATGGTTTGAAGCGATGAAAGCGAGCGTGCTGCGCTACGACGCGGAGGCGGTGGTGGTGCCGTATTGCATGGGTGGTGGCACTGACGCCAAGGCATTCAGCTCCCTGAGTATTCACTGCTATGGCTTCTCACCGCTTGGCGCCGATCCGGAGGGGCGACGCTACCAAGGTGTGCACGGCGTCGACGAGCGCATCCCGGTGGCCAGCGTGCGAAGCGGCCAATTGGTGCTACAGGATTTCTTGAGCAATGTCTGA